One Thermoplasma volcanium GSS1 genomic window carries:
- a CDS encoding formate--tetrahydrofolate ligase — MRDIEEILHEMGLSKDDYELYGRYMAKLSLNLQEVNKKKAKLILVTAMTPTAAGEGKTTTTIGLGQAFKKLGKNVAIAIREPSLGPCFGIKGGATGGGKSKVEPSDRINLLFTGDFPAISAAHNLLSAMINNHIYHGNELNLDPKRITFPRTIDMNDRSLRSIVVGVGPRDMGAIANDNFVITPASEVMAITGLSLNYKDLKEKLSRILAGFTVKNKPVFAADLKAEGSMAALLRDALKPNLVQTTEGVPAFVHTGPFGNIAHGTSSIVADRIAMNLFDYVITEAGFGSDLGAEKFFNIVSRIGNLPINAVVLVATIRALKLHGGSKKQGEDVEAVKEGSKNLLRHVANIRKFGVEPVVALNKFPTDTENEIMAIGEILDSHGIKWALSEVFEKGGEGGIELANKVLSSIGDYQIKRTYEVREDLKTKIEKIAVNVYGADGVIFEKKALNDLKKAEEIMNDPYVCMAKTQYSFSDDASLLNDPHGFKVRVQSVNISSGAGFVVPILGEIMTMPGLPKRPAAENIDLAEDGEITGLF, encoded by the coding sequence ATGAGGGATATTGAAGAAATTTTGCATGAGATGGGTTTATCAAAAGATGACTACGAGCTTTATGGCAGATACATGGCTAAGTTGTCCCTTAACCTTCAAGAAGTGAATAAAAAGAAGGCTAAGTTGATACTTGTAACAGCCATGACGCCTACGGCTGCAGGCGAAGGAAAGACCACGACAACCATTGGCCTCGGCCAGGCATTCAAAAAACTTGGAAAGAACGTAGCCATAGCTATCAGGGAGCCTTCTCTTGGCCCGTGCTTCGGTATAAAGGGTGGAGCTACCGGCGGAGGTAAATCTAAAGTAGAACCAAGCGACAGGATAAATTTGCTCTTTACAGGCGACTTCCCCGCCATAAGCGCAGCTCATAACTTACTTTCGGCAATGATAAATAACCACATATACCATGGAAACGAGCTAAACCTAGATCCGAAGAGGATAACGTTCCCAAGGACAATTGACATGAACGACAGATCCCTAAGGAGCATAGTTGTAGGCGTTGGCCCAAGAGATATGGGTGCTATAGCAAACGACAACTTCGTTATAACGCCTGCTAGCGAGGTAATGGCAATAACTGGCTTGTCCTTAAACTATAAAGACTTGAAAGAAAAGCTGTCTAGGATACTAGCTGGCTTCACAGTAAAGAACAAACCAGTATTCGCTGCGGACTTAAAAGCGGAAGGATCAATGGCAGCTTTACTTAGGGACGCACTAAAACCAAATCTTGTGCAGACAACAGAAGGAGTACCTGCATTCGTGCACACCGGACCTTTCGGAAACATAGCACATGGAACGTCAAGCATAGTTGCAGACAGAATTGCAATGAATCTCTTTGATTACGTCATAACAGAGGCGGGTTTCGGATCGGATCTCGGCGCAGAGAAGTTTTTCAATATAGTATCTAGGATAGGTAATTTGCCTATCAATGCGGTTGTTCTTGTCGCCACAATAAGAGCTCTGAAACTTCATGGTGGAAGCAAGAAACAGGGCGAGGATGTAGAAGCTGTGAAAGAAGGTTCAAAGAATCTACTAAGGCACGTTGCAAATATAAGAAAGTTTGGTGTAGAACCTGTCGTAGCTCTAAACAAATTCCCGACAGATACAGAAAACGAGATAATGGCAATAGGCGAGATACTGGATTCGCACGGCATAAAGTGGGCGCTGTCTGAAGTATTTGAAAAAGGTGGTGAAGGCGGCATAGAACTCGCAAACAAGGTGCTTTCATCGATCGGTGATTACCAGATCAAGAGGACATACGAAGTAAGGGAAGATCTAAAGACAAAGATCGAAAAAATTGCTGTGAACGTATACGGAGCGGATGGTGTCATTTTTGAGAAAAAAGCACTCAACGATCTTAAGAAAGCTGAAGAGATAATGAATGATCCGTATGTTTGTATGGCTAAAACTCAGTACTCTTTCAGTGATGATGCCTCCCTTCTCAACGATCCGCATGGCTTCAAAGTAAGGGTCCAATCGGTAAACATATCCTCTGGTGCAGGTTTTGTTGTGCCAATACTAGGGGAAATAATGACTATGCCGGGCCTGCCAAAGAGGCCTGCTGCTGAAAACATTGATTTGGCAGAAGATGGAGAAATAACAGGGTTATTCTAA
- a CDS encoding cyclodeaminase/cyclohydrolase family protein — protein sequence MESYNNFIERLASPSPAPGGGAASAFVSIVASALISMVSQITMGKKGYEQYEDEMKEIISENSKIKEELEKLIEEDEEAFNSIMAAIKMPKITEEEKKEREKKLQSALRHGIEVPWRIAARSFDLLKLSEKLVEHGNKNAVTDAGSAASILHSAIEAALYNVKINLKSVKDQEYVSDQKMKIKLFLENSDEVYERIKKKLEAML from the coding sequence ATGGAGAGTTATAACAACTTTATCGAAAGGCTAGCAAGCCCCTCTCCAGCACCAGGCGGCGGAGCTGCCAGCGCATTCGTTTCAATAGTTGCTTCAGCCCTTATATCTATGGTATCGCAGATTACTATGGGAAAGAAAGGTTATGAACAGTACGAAGATGAGATGAAGGAGATAATTAGTGAGAACTCTAAAATAAAGGAAGAACTAGAGAAACTAATAGAGGAGGATGAGGAAGCCTTCAATTCAATAATGGCCGCCATAAAGATGCCGAAGATCACCGAAGAGGAGAAGAAAGAGCGTGAAAAGAAATTACAATCTGCCCTTAGACATGGGATAGAGGTTCCTTGGCGTATAGCCGCTAGATCCTTTGACTTGTTGAAATTATCAGAAAAGCTTGTAGAACACGGAAATAAAAACGCAGTTACAGATGCAGGATCGGCAGCATCAATTTTACATTCAGCCATAGAAGCGGCACTTTACAACGTAAAAATAAACCTCAAAAGCGTGAAAGACCAAGAATATGTTTCAGATCAAAAAATGAAGATAAAGCTCTTCCTGGAAAACTCTGATGAGGTTTATGAACGTATCAAGAAGAAGTTGGAGGCGATGTTATGA
- the ftcD gene encoding glutamate formimidoyltransferase: MTLIECVPNFSEGRDKSKVDQIKSAISAIPTVRILDVEMDSNHNRSVITFVCDDGKAVEAAFAGIKKAAELIDMDKHTGEHPRFGAADVIPFVPLDDTKMSRCVQLARELGKRVGDELNIPVFLYAEAATRPERADLAAIRNKSFQYEQLKGAIKEEKWKPDFGPSEVGKAGASIIGARDFLIAYNVNLNISDVEIGKKIASALRARDGGLTFVKALAFYLKDRNIVQISMNLTNFRKTPIYRAYELVKLEASRYGAYPIESEIVGLVPEQALIDAAKFYLQLNGFDEHNLIERKINENVSE, encoded by the coding sequence ATGACTCTTATAGAATGTGTACCAAATTTCAGCGAAGGAAGAGACAAGTCCAAGGTAGATCAGATTAAATCCGCTATATCTGCAATTCCAACTGTAAGAATACTTGATGTGGAAATGGATAGCAACCATAATAGAAGCGTCATAACATTTGTATGCGATGATGGCAAAGCTGTAGAAGCAGCGTTTGCTGGAATTAAGAAAGCTGCTGAACTCATAGATATGGACAAGCATACAGGAGAGCACCCAAGGTTTGGTGCAGCGGATGTCATACCGTTTGTCCCGCTCGACGATACAAAGATGTCGAGATGCGTACAGCTTGCTAGAGAATTAGGAAAACGTGTAGGTGATGAGTTAAACATACCTGTATTTCTGTACGCAGAAGCCGCAACGAGGCCAGAGCGAGCAGATCTTGCTGCCATAAGAAACAAGAGCTTTCAGTATGAACAATTAAAGGGAGCAATTAAAGAAGAAAAGTGGAAACCGGACTTCGGTCCTTCTGAAGTTGGAAAGGCTGGTGCATCGATTATAGGGGCAAGGGATTTCCTTATTGCATACAATGTGAATCTTAACATATCTGATGTTGAGATTGGCAAAAAAATAGCGAGCGCACTGCGAGCCAGAGATGGCGGTTTAACTTTTGTAAAAGCACTAGCATTCTATTTGAAAGACAGGAACATAGTCCAAATATCTATGAATTTAACTAACTTCCGCAAGACTCCCATATACAGAGCGTACGAACTAGTTAAACTTGAAGCTTCAAGGTACGGTGCGTATCCCATCGAAAGTGAGATTGTTGGCCTTGTCCCTGAGCAGGCGCTAATAGACGCAGCTAAGTTTTACCTGCAGCTCAATGGGTTCGATGAACACAATTTAATAGAGAGGAAGATAAACGAAAATGTTTCTGAATAG
- a CDS encoding adenosylcobalamin-dependent ribonucleoside-diphosphate reductase gives MVKEVVKRDGTVVPFEKGKIAMAIYKAMLSVKNGSMRDAETLADKVVERLKNIERPTVEQIQDIVEDVLMTSKIEGKIFTDVAKSYILYREKRRAIREEKESLGVKDDLKLTLNAVKVLEARYLLKDEDGKIIETPRQMFRRVASHIGIIEALYDFMEYKKTGKIPENAEKIGKVSLTQEEVLRRAFNYMKEDGIMEGTFEEFMDFLSTKGTSAHLYINKFEEMMSSLDFVPNSPTLMNAGTKLGQLSACFVLPVGDSIEDIFETLKNTALIHKSGGGTGFSFSRLRPKDDIVGSTKGVASGPVSFMKIFDVTTDVIKQGGKRRGANMGILNYNHPDIMEFVLSKDSENKVLSNFNISVGVTDEFFEKLDNDDYVDLINPRTKKVTKRIKAKELWDAIIDQAWKTADPGLIFLDEINRKNPVKNVGDIESTNPCGEQPLLPYESCNLGSINLSKYVNGKDIDYDRLRETVWLATRFLDDVIDANKFPVEQIKKVTRMTRKIGLGVMGFADLLIKLEVPYNSWEALEIAEKVMSFINEESHKASQHLAEERGVFPAWYGSEWEKEGIKMRNSTTTTIAPTGTISIIAGCSSSIEPIFALAFVRHVLNGQELLEVNPLFEEKTRSLGLYSEELMRKVAETGNLENIEINEEIKKIFVTAHEVDPQWHVLMQATFQRYCDSGVSKTINMKSDATREDIAKAYRMAKDLHCKGITVYRDKSKTVQVLTAGTTETKKTEEKEVIELVTKMPDKYLKIDSTFDPACPTGKCDK, from the coding sequence ATGGTTAAAGAGGTAGTTAAAAGAGATGGAACCGTAGTCCCATTCGAGAAGGGAAAAATTGCTATGGCCATATACAAGGCCATGCTGTCTGTAAAGAATGGTAGCATGAGAGATGCTGAAACACTCGCTGACAAGGTCGTTGAAAGGCTAAAGAACATTGAAAGGCCTACAGTCGAGCAGATACAGGATATAGTAGAAGACGTCCTCATGACATCAAAGATTGAGGGTAAAATATTTACAGACGTTGCAAAGTCATACATACTTTACAGGGAAAAGAGGAGAGCTATAAGAGAGGAAAAGGAAAGCCTAGGAGTAAAAGACGATCTGAAATTGACACTGAACGCTGTGAAGGTACTGGAAGCAAGATATCTGCTTAAGGATGAAGACGGAAAGATAATAGAGACACCTAGGCAGATGTTCAGGCGTGTAGCTTCACATATAGGTATAATTGAGGCGCTATATGATTTTATGGAATACAAAAAAACAGGGAAAATACCAGAAAACGCAGAAAAGATCGGCAAAGTATCCTTAACTCAGGAAGAGGTCCTCAGAAGGGCTTTTAATTACATGAAAGAAGATGGAATAATGGAAGGCACCTTCGAGGAATTCATGGACTTTTTGTCGACCAAAGGAACGTCAGCGCATCTTTACATAAACAAGTTTGAGGAGATGATGTCTTCCTTGGATTTTGTTCCAAATTCTCCAACTCTTATGAATGCCGGTACGAAATTGGGGCAACTCTCTGCATGCTTTGTTCTTCCTGTAGGTGACAGTATAGAGGATATTTTTGAAACCTTGAAAAACACTGCACTCATACACAAGTCTGGTGGCGGTACCGGATTTTCTTTTTCCAGGCTAAGGCCGAAGGACGACATAGTCGGTTCAACAAAGGGGGTTGCGTCCGGGCCGGTGTCTTTCATGAAGATATTCGATGTAACGACTGATGTCATAAAGCAGGGCGGCAAGCGTCGCGGGGCAAATATGGGGATACTGAACTACAACCACCCTGACATAATGGAATTCGTGTTAAGCAAGGACTCTGAAAATAAAGTGCTTAGCAACTTCAATATATCTGTTGGCGTTACAGATGAATTTTTTGAGAAGTTGGACAATGACGATTACGTTGATCTCATAAATCCAAGGACAAAGAAGGTAACGAAAAGAATAAAAGCAAAGGAATTATGGGATGCAATAATTGACCAGGCTTGGAAGACAGCGGATCCAGGGCTTATATTCTTAGACGAGATAAACAGGAAAAACCCCGTCAAGAACGTTGGGGATATCGAATCAACAAATCCTTGTGGGGAACAGCCCCTGTTACCTTACGAGTCTTGCAATCTTGGATCTATAAACCTGTCGAAGTATGTAAATGGAAAGGATATAGATTACGATAGATTAAGGGAAACCGTCTGGCTGGCAACTCGCTTTTTAGATGATGTCATAGATGCTAACAAGTTTCCAGTAGAGCAGATAAAGAAAGTAACCAGGATGACACGCAAGATCGGTCTAGGCGTTATGGGCTTCGCAGACCTGTTGATAAAGCTCGAAGTGCCTTACAACAGCTGGGAGGCCTTGGAAATAGCTGAAAAAGTTATGAGCTTCATAAACGAAGAAAGCCATAAAGCCTCGCAACATCTTGCAGAGGAGCGTGGAGTATTCCCAGCTTGGTATGGTTCTGAGTGGGAGAAGGAAGGCATAAAGATGAGAAATTCAACTACAACTACCATAGCCCCTACAGGTACCATATCTATAATCGCTGGATGCTCTTCCTCTATTGAGCCAATATTTGCACTTGCCTTTGTAAGACATGTACTAAATGGACAAGAACTGCTAGAAGTCAACCCACTGTTCGAAGAGAAGACTAGAAGCCTTGGTCTATACTCCGAGGAGCTTATGAGAAAAGTCGCTGAAACAGGAAACCTGGAAAATATCGAGATAAACGAAGAAATAAAGAAGATCTTCGTCACAGCTCACGAAGTAGATCCGCAGTGGCATGTACTTATGCAGGCAACGTTCCAGAGATACTGTGATTCAGGCGTTTCCAAGACTATAAACATGAAAAGTGATGCTACAAGGGAGGACATAGCCAAAGCCTATAGGATGGCAAAGGATCTTCACTGCAAAGGTATAACTGTGTACAGAGACAAGAGTAAGACTGTACAGGTACTTACAGCCGGGACAACGGAGACGAAAAAAACGGAGGAGAAAGAGGTAATAGAGCTAGTAACGAAGATGCCTGACAAATATCTTAAAATAGATTCGACCTTCGATCCTGCATGCCCAACAGGAAAATGCGACAAATAA
- a CDS encoding MBL fold metallo-hydrolase gives MTAYNNNAIYFKNIASGSKGNSTFIWDAHDLIVIDFGITMKKFKEAISELTLGGLNKSIFISHEHADHVSGIRSVKKVDGADVYTRPATAEAANIKAYEIDNEVVIGNFEILAFDVPHDAADPVAFTVKWKDLKISVVSDLGTVTENVISNIRDSDILAFESNHDVSMLKTGRYPASLKRRILSQHGHLSNEQSAEAISKAINESTEIVLTHLSQENNKPEIALNEVKSYLKNRDIKYKDVECADQYVGSSLKSLKT, from the coding sequence ATGACCGCTTATAATAACAATGCGATTTACTTTAAAAATATAGCTAGTGGCAGCAAAGGCAACTCGACATTCATTTGGGATGCCCACGATCTCATTGTTATAGACTTTGGAATCACTATGAAAAAATTTAAAGAAGCCATTTCAGAACTTACTCTTGGCGGCCTAAATAAATCGATATTCATCAGCCACGAACATGCCGATCATGTATCCGGTATCAGGTCTGTAAAAAAAGTAGATGGCGCTGATGTGTACACAAGACCGGCGACTGCCGAAGCCGCTAATATCAAAGCATATGAAATAGATAACGAGGTAGTAATAGGGAATTTCGAAATATTGGCTTTTGACGTACCACATGACGCAGCCGACCCGGTGGCATTCACAGTGAAATGGAAAGACCTCAAGATATCCGTTGTATCTGATCTAGGTACAGTAACTGAAAACGTCATCTCAAATATAAGAGATTCAGATATTCTTGCATTTGAATCCAACCATGACGTCAGCATGCTTAAGACTGGTCGATATCCAGCTTCACTTAAGAGGAGGATCCTTAGCCAGCACGGACATCTGTCCAATGAACAGTCGGCTGAAGCTATATCTAAAGCAATCAACGAAAGCACTGAGATTGTCTTAACACACCTTAGCCAAGAAAATAATAAGCCAGAAATAGCACTAAATGAAGTAAAAAGCTACCTAAAAAACAGGGATATAAAATATAAAGATGTTGAATGCGCAGATCAGTATGTTGGCAGCAGCTTGAAATCACTTAAAACATAA
- a CDS encoding chloride channel protein, with the protein MEKMKKMFNLSRLPYFEKWFIMGLIIGVISGLGALAFYFAIKLFEYLFLTHMVGATIPHPVGEGGSLAFTYYVRRFYLIPVSTALGGLFSGLIVYTFAPEAEGHGTDAAIRAFHNEQGKIRRRIPVVKTIASAITIGSGGSAGREGPTAQISAGLGSLIADLFGLSDADRRIAVAVGIGSGIGTIFKTPIGGTMLGAEILYKRDLETQAIYPSLVANAVGYSIFASVVGFEPIFGYYTASFQVIRIPYYMVLGVISGLFAIFYVKSFYGTVAFFKKLKISNYYKPIIGGGLTGIIALFFPEIMATGYGWVNLLMNQKLGEIPTFGIPLLLVLILLPFIKVIATSFTVGSGGSGGVYAPGIFIGAALGTVVAIGFHYLTPSIVPTITPFVIIGMISFFGSAGKVPLSVILMVVEMTGSLQLLPGAMIATFIAYIISGKYSIYHNQVDTRRDSPAHFGEYNTPLLLNIKLSDVKCRDISVSDDDDVEHAKTVMIDHGLASIPVVVYGKLIGALYLFDIAEITTGKVREYMRAGITYLRPTSTAEEAWEVMMRNKTTWCPIVYEGKFKGIVTLNDILDAYEADISKIMRVSSEFE; encoded by the coding sequence ATGGAAAAAATGAAAAAAATGTTCAATCTATCACGCTTACCTTATTTTGAAAAATGGTTTATAATGGGTCTTATAATTGGTGTAATATCTGGGCTTGGTGCACTTGCATTTTATTTTGCGATAAAACTTTTTGAATATCTTTTCCTTACTCATATGGTAGGAGCCACCATCCCACATCCTGTGGGTGAAGGCGGATCTCTGGCTTTCACTTATTATGTAAGGCGCTTCTACCTCATACCTGTATCAACAGCCCTCGGTGGCCTTTTTTCTGGACTTATCGTTTATACATTTGCACCAGAGGCAGAGGGTCATGGAACAGATGCGGCTATAAGAGCATTCCACAACGAACAGGGCAAAATAAGGAGGAGAATACCAGTAGTAAAAACGATTGCCTCAGCCATAACTATAGGGTCTGGTGGAAGTGCAGGGAGGGAAGGCCCAACTGCGCAGATATCTGCTGGGTTAGGATCACTGATAGCAGACCTTTTTGGTCTGAGCGATGCGGATAGGAGGATAGCTGTTGCCGTTGGGATAGGATCTGGCATAGGAACAATATTCAAGACCCCCATTGGCGGCACTATGCTGGGCGCTGAGATCCTTTACAAAAGAGATCTAGAAACACAGGCAATTTATCCATCATTGGTTGCTAATGCGGTTGGTTACTCGATATTCGCTTCTGTGGTCGGTTTCGAGCCGATATTTGGTTACTATACGGCTTCATTTCAGGTTATAAGGATACCTTACTATATGGTTTTAGGTGTAATCTCAGGACTGTTTGCTATATTCTATGTTAAATCATTTTACGGAACAGTAGCATTTTTTAAGAAATTAAAAATTAGTAACTACTACAAGCCAATTATTGGAGGAGGGCTTACAGGAATAATAGCACTCTTTTTCCCGGAAATCATGGCTACTGGCTACGGGTGGGTTAATCTCCTCATGAATCAAAAGCTGGGAGAAATACCGACATTCGGAATCCCTTTGCTTTTAGTGCTTATCCTGCTACCTTTCATAAAGGTAATTGCGACATCATTTACTGTTGGCTCAGGAGGAAGTGGAGGTGTCTACGCACCCGGAATTTTCATAGGGGCAGCTCTCGGTACTGTGGTCGCCATTGGATTCCACTATCTGACACCCAGTATAGTTCCGACCATAACTCCTTTCGTGATAATAGGTATGATCTCTTTCTTTGGATCAGCTGGAAAGGTGCCCCTCTCAGTGATACTTATGGTAGTCGAGATGACCGGCAGTTTACAGCTACTTCCAGGCGCTATGATAGCCACGTTCATAGCATACATAATATCTGGGAAATATAGCATATACCACAACCAGGTCGATACAAGGCGTGATTCGCCTGCACATTTCGGAGAATATAATACACCTCTGCTACTCAATATAAAGCTGAGCGATGTGAAATGTAGAGATATAAGCGTTAGTGATGACGATGATGTGGAACATGCTAAAACTGTTATGATAGACCATGGTTTGGCCTCAATACCTGTAGTTGTTTACGGAAAACTTATTGGTGCTCTTTATCTGTTCGACATAGCGGAGATAACTACAGGAAAAGTTCGCGAATACATGCGTGCTGGAATTACATATTTAAGGCCAACAAGTACAGCAGAGGAGGCTTGGGAAGTTATGATGAGGAATAAAACTACCTGGTGCCCAATAGTCTATGAAGGGAAGTTTAAGGGGATTGTTACCTTAAACGATATTTTAGATGCCTATGAAGCAGATATTTCTAAAATAATGCGAGTCTCGTCTGAGTTTGAATAA
- a CDS encoding glycosyltransferase family 2 protein: MLLSVIITAQGRKGYVMQAVRSVLSQNIPKEDFEIIVSKDFKDDVIDEFLDGRAIVLNENHIRSGSRVASAVLQSSGKILVFLDDDDLFYPGKLREVKIVFSEMGVDYFKNSVKPVAESGDTVSYYQPAIKSDIFVKEPNEQDIRKLLKLRAGFNSSSISLKKDILVGYLDVLSKINLAVDSFYFFLYMSHSRPIYYSKKTLSLYRVLSKSTSRDVRNINAYAEFKSKFYELYSRDFETISEMASDGPCSKLAKTEFHLQMAYKWIFNTYRKEERPRMLHTLASSIYSHDPFIALPWPSFMKKIVQRREYFREKKLLSENTE; the protein is encoded by the coding sequence ATGTTGCTTTCAGTGATTATCACAGCACAGGGAAGAAAAGGTTACGTGATGCAAGCAGTACGCTCAGTACTTTCACAAAATATCCCTAAAGAAGATTTTGAGATAATAGTATCAAAAGACTTTAAAGATGACGTAATCGATGAGTTCCTTGACGGCAGGGCCATTGTACTAAACGAGAACCATATACGATCTGGATCAAGGGTAGCTTCCGCTGTTCTCCAGTCCTCAGGAAAAATACTTGTCTTTCTTGATGACGATGACTTATTTTATCCGGGGAAACTAAGAGAGGTAAAGATAGTATTTTCAGAGATGGGCGTAGACTACTTCAAGAACTCCGTAAAACCGGTGGCAGAAAGTGGTGATACGGTATCGTATTATCAGCCAGCTATTAAGTCCGATATATTTGTTAAGGAACCAAATGAACAGGATATCAGGAAATTATTAAAGTTGAGGGCAGGCTTCAACAGCTCATCCATATCCTTAAAGAAGGATATTCTAGTAGGATATCTCGATGTTCTATCAAAGATAAACCTTGCAGTAGATTCATTTTATTTTTTTCTCTACATGTCCCATTCTAGGCCTATATATTACAGTAAGAAAACACTATCACTTTACCGAGTGCTATCTAAAAGCACGTCAAGAGATGTAAGGAACATTAATGCCTACGCAGAATTCAAGTCAAAGTTCTATGAACTTTACTCGAGGGACTTCGAGACCATATCTGAAATGGCTTCTGATGGCCCATGTTCTAAACTAGCCAAAACAGAATTTCATTTGCAAATGGCATACAAATGGATTTTCAATACATACCGCAAAGAAGAAAGACCAAGGATGTTGCATACCCTCGCCTCTTCGATTTATTCGCATGACCCATTTATTGCCTTGCCATGGCCGTCATTTATGAAAAAAATTGTACAGAGGCGTGAATATTTTAGAGAAAAGAAACTGCTTTCCGAAAACACAGAATAA
- a CDS encoding 2-phosphosulfolactate phosphatase family protein encodes MIRIADGRKEENWSSINIIIDIFRSTTTIPVILSRGARYIVPFKDVTSALNFKRKNKNVVLIGEKYGIKPPFFDYDNSPAQIINADLEGKIIAFTSTNGMYVLSRIKRGRILFSSLVNMSATIKKVKGKDDILVVPSNRPIGKAVEDNIFAEMLKLALEGKNYDREILVNRIRETKENTVVSISTQDLEICLKLDLLDCVPEYIEGKIVNDP; translated from the coding sequence ATGATAAGAATTGCCGACGGGAGAAAAGAGGAAAATTGGTCTTCAATAAATATAATAATAGACATATTTAGATCTACAACTACGATACCAGTAATATTGTCAAGAGGAGCTCGCTACATAGTGCCATTCAAGGATGTAACCAGTGCACTTAACTTCAAAAGGAAAAACAAGAATGTTGTGCTTATCGGCGAGAAATATGGGATAAAACCCCCTTTCTTTGATTATGACAACTCGCCTGCACAAATAATTAACGCGGATTTAGAGGGAAAAATTATTGCGTTTACCTCAACAAATGGCATGTACGTACTCTCTCGAATAAAAAGAGGGAGGATACTCTTCTCTTCTCTTGTAAATATGAGTGCAACCATTAAAAAAGTAAAGGGCAAAGACGACATTCTTGTAGTCCCCTCAAACAGGCCTATTGGAAAGGCAGTTGAAGATAATATATTCGCTGAAATGCTTAAACTGGCGCTTGAGGGCAAAAATTACGATAGGGAAATTTTAGTAAATAGGATAAGGGAAACAAAGGAAAACACTGTAGTGTCAATTAGCACTCAAGATCTTGAGATATGCCTGAAATTAGATTTACTTGATTGCGTGCCAGAGTATATTGAGGGAAAGATAGTAAACGATCCTTAA
- a CDS encoding NAD-binding protein, whose product MYVYSLKILGKTYKLSQNTFSFLTIFDGFFLTLGGYGLQEKTRAAWFIVTADAFLTFALLIISYARTYHIVFIGAIFDLYLILTLIKRRSEFVYPSKTIGRPEVGIAILTVLFTIAYGVGGSILSGEQFKPPIRSLGTALYYTGETVTTLGFGDILPVDLESRLFTISLAFLGVAIFFSAMTALITPTIERRVGGLVNRMEKRELMKLKDFVLVCGYSPLLSSYLLMLKQMGKVIVIVEKDPAIAAKLRDDGYIVLNQEADDQNLLSSFTMDDAYKIIIGPEDDAYSLIIAATLRQVAGEKAAGKTRVIVYNTKNVKKFSPFGYGVIDLPKIVSESLPPKQS is encoded by the coding sequence GTGTACGTATACAGCCTAAAAATCCTGGGGAAAACGTATAAATTATCACAGAATACATTTTCGTTTCTCACTATATTCGATGGTTTTTTCTTAACATTAGGTGGCTACGGCCTCCAAGAAAAAACGAGGGCAGCCTGGTTTATCGTCACTGCTGATGCATTTCTTACATTTGCCCTCCTGATAATAAGCTATGCCCGGACTTACCATATAGTCTTTATAGGAGCCATCTTTGACTTATACCTAATTTTAACGCTTATCAAAAGACGTTCTGAATTCGTATACCCATCAAAGACTATCGGCAGGCCTGAAGTTGGCATCGCCATTCTAACGGTTCTCTTCACAATAGCGTACGGTGTTGGAGGCTCTATTCTCTCCGGAGAGCAGTTCAAGCCACCTATTAGATCGCTTGGAACGGCGCTATACTACACTGGAGAAACTGTAACAACTCTGGGCTTTGGCGATATATTACCAGTAGATCTGGAATCGCGCTTATTCACAATTTCTTTAGCGTTTCTGGGCGTTGCAATATTCTTCAGTGCCATGACAGCCTTAATAACTCCTACGATAGAGAGGAGAGTTGGTGGTTTGGTGAATAGGATGGAGAAAAGAGAGCTTATGAAGCTAAAGGACTTTGTCCTTGTTTGCGGCTATTCTCCCCTTCTGTCATCTTATCTTTTAATGCTAAAGCAGATGGGGAAGGTTATAGTGATAGTAGAGAAAGACCCTGCTATCGCAGCAAAGTTGCGGGATGACGGTTATATTGTATTGAACCAGGAGGCAGATGATCAAAACCTTTTGTCCTCATTCACCATGGACGACGCCTATAAAATAATAATTGGGCCCGAAGACGATGCATACAGCCTTATCATAGCTGCAACACTAAGGCAGGTAGCAGGGGAAAAAGCCGCTGGAAAGACCAGGGTAATAGTTTACAACACAAAAAATGTTAAAAAGTTCTCGCCGTTTGGATACGGTGTAATAGATTTACCCAAGATAGTTAGTGAAAGCCTACCCCCGAAGCAGAGTTAA